DNA from Sulfurospirillum tamanense:
AGCGCCTTGGACATGGTGCATGTTTTTGAAAAATATTTTATAAAAAAACTCAAAAACAACCCCCAAAAAAAGCCTTTTAGTCCGCCTGTGTTTTTCCAACAACATGCCTCACTAAAAGACCTCTCACAAACTCTTGGCTATTCAGAACGGTGGATACAAAAATACCACATGGAGGTCTTTGGGGTCTCCTTTAAAAAAGCACAAGGCGTATTGCGGTTTTTTAAAACCATCCAAAGCATCTCTTTACATGTAAAGACAAACTCTCCTTTAAACCTAACGCACCTTGCTTACGAAAGCGGCTACTTCGACCAAGCCCATTTTATTAAAGAATTTAAACGCTATGCGGGCATGACACCGACAGAATACGTGCGCCAAAAATTTGGCACAAGTGTTTTGTTTTTTTGGTAATTATTCGTTTTTTTACAAGACAAAGCTGTCTGTAAAAACTATAATTTCGCATTTTTACAAAGGTTGCGAATATGCTTGAGTCGCAAAGGCTTCTTTCCTCTCACCCTCTATTGAGTCACTATATTCATTCTTACACCTCCTCTATTGGTACACTACAAGACCAAGAAGGGAAGTTTTTAGCTAGGGCCTACCCCACCATCATGACCCAATTTATTTTTGAGTTTTTTGGAGAAACCAACGAGATACACATGAACGGGATTTTAGAGAAAGACGAGAGGCTTAAGGTTGAGTCAGGAACATACGTAAAAGTTGGACTTCATTCTTGGATTGATATTTACAGACTTCCTGCCAAAAAAGCAAGGGCTGAGAAATTTTTTAAAGTGGATCTATACCCTCATGCATTACTTGAGATTTTCAATATCTCCCCCAAGGAACTCATCGGAGCTTGGGATATTAAGCTTGCCGATATTATTGGGGCTAGCACAACCTCTTTGCTTTGCAAGAAGCTTTGGGAGTGTGCCACAGGCAAGCAAATGGTAGATGTTTTCGAGCATCACATGACAGAAATTCTTTTGAAAAACACAAAAAAAGTATCTCACTACCCTTTTAGCATTTTTAGTAAAATGAACAAATGGAGCAATGCTTCATCGGTAGAAGTTGCTCGTAAAATGGGCTATTCGGAGCGGTGGGTGCAAAAAAAATGTCACGACATGACAGGCATGTCCCTAAAGCAGATGCAGGGCAATTTGAGGTTTCTCAAAGCACTTAGTATTATACACCAGACACTTTTTTCACAAAACCCTAAAAAATTGACACACATCGCCTCTGAGTGCGGGTACTACGACCAAGCCCATTTTGCAAAAGATTTTAAGAAATATGCCGGCGTTTCGCCCATGCAATACATGTACCATCTTATGCGCTCTAGCAATCAATACCAAATCTACCTCTGCGACATACACTCTTCTGCCTCTAAATCTCTCCACAGCGCAAAGTCTTTTTCTACTCAGAAAATTATAGTTGATTTGGATTTTAATACATTTTAGATTATTCGCCTTTTTACAATACAACTTTTTTAAAAACCTATACAATCTCCCATAAAAAAGGATTTTTATGCGATACATTACCGCACTTACGGCTCTTTCTTTGGCCTATTCATCCAGCGTGGCTTTTGATGAACTCCAATTGGGCTTAGTTGGATTTGCTGATAGCAAGCCCTATAAGAGTGTTTCAAGTGAGGCGCAATT
Protein-coding regions in this window:
- a CDS encoding helix-turn-helix domain-containing protein: MSHYIHSYTSSIGTLQDQEGKFLARAYPTIMTQFIFEFFGETNEIHMNGILEKDERLKVESGTYVKVGLHSWIDIYRLPAKKARAEKFFKVDLYPHALLEIFNISPKELIGAWDIKLADIIGASTTSLLCKKLWECATGKQMVDVFEHHMTEILLKNTKKVSHYPFSIFSKMNKWSNASSVEVARKMGYSERWVQKKCHDMTGMSLKQMQGNLRFLKALSIIHQTLFSQNPKKLTHIASECGYYDQAHFAKDFKKYAGVSPMQYMYHLMRSSNQYQIYLCDIHSSASKSLHSAKSFSTQKIIVDLDFNTF